The DNA sequence GCAGCAGCTTTGATTCATCGCATTCGAAGACTACGTAGTCCGGGCTTACGAGGATGTCGGTAGCGAAGTGAGACATGGCGATTGAGCCGATATTGAGACGCATCGGGTTGTAGGCAAACGCCCCTGGTCGCACCACCTTGTACCGCTCAATGTTCGCGGCAATCGTCTCTTCGCGCATCGGGCGCATACCGTATTGCTTGGTCACGGCCATGACCGCTTCGCGCCCGATCGCCACCTTGTTTCGCGCAGTGGACTGACGAGTGACGGTGGTGAGCTTGGTTCGCTTAGAGCGCTCTCCATGCTGAAGCTGGCGTTCACGAAGTTGATGAAGAAGACGCTCCTTCGCCGCGATCAGTTGCTCGGTTTTCTGGATGGCGGTGTCCTGGGTTCTCAGCAGTTCAGAAATATACTTCTGAGCATGACGCTCGATAGGCAGGAGAAGCTTAAGCCGCTTGACATCGCGAATATTGATGCCTTTCACGGCCTGGCCGACTACGTGATCCCGAATCTGAACCTGCAGGTCATCACTTTGCAGTGCTTGGTATACATATGCGCGAGTCTCTGAGCATGAGATTCGGATTCGCGCAGTATCCTGGGTGATGTTCGCGCCAGCCAGTTCATCAGGTACGACCCCAAGGCGGCCGACTGTTCCTCGTATCGACAAGAGGATGTCGCCCCCGGTTAAGCGTGAGCGCTTGTACTTGGCATCGATATCAGGCGATGTTTGCAGCAATCCCGTTGTGCGGACGCCACCTTGTGCTATGTCCTTGACCTTGATCACGGGGACACCGTCATCAACATGAGCACCCGGCAAGACGATGCCGTAGCAAATCGGGGAGTCCTGGTCGACGACATCTGCCAAGTGGACCTCTCGGTAGCCGGAGGTTTCTTGCGCGACCCTGTTCATTTCTTCTTCCCCCGCCCTTTCCCTTCGAGTTGTCGCGCGGCCGGCTCCAGTTCCCCTACTGCCTTCACCATCCGATCAAAGTCCGACTCGTACAGTTGATCCTGCACGATGCGGTATTTTTCGAACTCGCTTTCAGCGTGTGCCCTGGCGATTTCCGCCGTCACCTTGCCCGCATCCTGCAACACATTGCGGTCAGTGGCCTCGATGAAGCGATTCAGGCGGGTTTCCCAATCCTGCATGGTCATCGGGATCTTGCGCTGTGCCATGTCCTCGGCAACATCCAGATAGGCGTTGACCAGGCGGGAAAGCTGTGCCATCTCGTGCTCGGTCAGGTAGTTCTTGGCGACGGCCACGTCGAACTTCTGGATCTTGCCGAGGGGCGCGTCCTTCCAGGTGGTCAGCCCCATGTTCGCCTTTTCGGCATCGGCGCGGTCGTAGACGATCTCGGCAGCCGTCTTTCCGTGGATGGCCCAGTGCAGCTTGTTCTGCACGGTGGCGAAAAAGCGCTTGGTGGCCTGCGCCGTCACGTCGTAGTCGATCGCCGTGGCGTAGATGTCAGTGATCTTCTGATAGAACTTGCGCTCGGAAAGGCGGATCTCACGGATGCGCTGAAGCTGTTCTTCGAAGTACTTTTCGCTCAGGACGGAGCCGCCGCTTTTCAGGCGCTCGTCGTCCATCGCGTAGGCCTTGATGGTGAACTGCTCGATGATGCCGGTGGCCCACTTGCGGAACTGCACCGCGCGCTCGGAGTTGACCTTGTAGCCCACGGCAATGATGGCGGGCAGCTTGTAATGCTGGGTGTTGTAGTTCTTGCCGTCGGAGGCAGTTATCCGGAATTTCCGGATAACTGAATCTTTACGCAACTCGCTGTCGGCAAAGATTGTTTTCAGATGTTCGTTCACCGTGCGCACGTTCACATCGTACAACTGAGCCATCATCTTCTGGGTCAGCCAGATACTTTCATCCGCATAAATGGCCTCCACGCCACCCTGGCCACTGGCAGCGACAAAAGTCAGATACTCCGCCGCCGAGGAGCGGACAAGCGACGTTTCCTGCTTCTTCTTCATACGCCCAGCTCCCTTAGGTACTGCTTCATCCGTGTCCGTACCTCGGCCAGTTCGGCTTCCAGACGCTCGATCTCCTGCTCGACGGCAGCGACGTCGATCTCTTCTTCTTCCTCGAAGGTGTCGACGTAGCGCGGGATGTTGAGGTTGAAGTCGTTGTCGGCGATCTCCTGCAGGCTGGCGACATGGGCGTACTTGTCCACCGGCTGGCGAGCGCGGAACGTCTCGAGGATGCGGGCGATATGCTCGTCGAGCAGAGCGTTCTGGTTCTTGCCGCTCTGGTAGTCGCGGCTGGCATCGATGAATAGCACGTCCTGGCAGTCTTCGCGGGCGCCGCCCTTTTCGCGGGCGCGGTCGAACACCAGGATGGCGACCGGGATGGAGGTGGTGGGGAACAGGTTGCCAGGAAGCCCGACGACGGCATCGAGCAGGTTTTCCTCGATCAGCGCGCGGCGGATGCGGCCTTCGGCCCCGCCCCGGAACAGCACGCCGTGCGGCACCACCACGGCTACGCGCCCTTCCTGCGGCAGCGCGGTTTCGATCATGTGGGTGACGAAGGCGTAGTCACCCTTCGACTTGGGCGGCACGCCCCGCCAGAAACGGTTGTAGCGGTCGGCCTGGGCCTCTGCAGCACCCCACTTGTCGAGACTGAACGGCGGATTGGCCACCACCACGTTGAAGCGCATCAACCGGTCGGCCTCGACCAACGCCGGGCTGTTGATCGTGTCGCCCCATTCGATGCGGGCGGCGTCCTTGCCGTGCAGGAACATGTTCATGCGCGCCAGTGCCCAGGTGCTGCCGTTGGCCTCCTGGCCGAACAGAGCGAAGTCGCGGCTGCCTTGTGCTTCCACCAGCGCGGCGGCTTCGATCAGCAACCCGCCGGAACCGCAGGTGGGGTCGCAGATTCGATCGCCAGGCTGGGGCGCGGCCAGTTGCGCCAGCAGCTTCGAAACCTGTGTGGGGGTGTAGAACTCGCCGGCTTTCTTGCCGGCGTCGGAGGCGAAACGCTCGATCAGGTAGATGTAGGTGTTGCCAATTACGTCTTCGGACACGCGCGAAGGGCGCAGGTCGAGCCTGGCGAAGTCGCCCAGCAGGTTTTCCAGCCGGCGGTTGCGGTCCTTGGTCTTGCCGAGATTGGCCTCGGAGTTGAAGTCGATGTTGCGGAACACGCCTTCGAGTTTGGCCTTGTTGGCTTCCTCGATGTGGTCGAGCACGATGTTGATCAGCTCGCCGAGGTTGGCCGCCTTGCGGCGCTCGTACAGGGCGTGGAAGTCGGCCAGAAAGCGGTCGGCAATGTCGCCGGTCTTTTCGTCTCTGAACTCGATGTAGGGCAGGATGAAGCGCTCGCGCTCCAGCTTGCGGCGGATGCGCTCCTCGTTGTCGCCGTACTCCTTTCTGTACTCCGCGTAGTGGTCGGCCCACTGGTCGCTGATGTACTTGAGGAACAGCATCACCAGGATGTAGTCCTTGTACTGCGCCGGATCGATGACGCCGCGAAAGGTGTCGCAGGCGGCCCACGCGGTGTTGTTGACGTCTTGCTGGGTGAGCGGATTGGTCATTGGCTGTTCCCGTAAGCGGAGTTCATCAATCGATCCTGAGTGACGCGTTGGCGCAGGCTGGCAATATGAGCGAGCAGCGTCTGCTCCTGTTCAGCAAGGGCGGCTATTCGGGCGATGCGCTGTTGCACGGCAAGTGACGGGAATGGAATTTCCAGCGCCTTCAGTGCTTCTGCACTGATCATTCGCACCGAGGTGCCTTCGGACAACGCTGCCAGCCGTGCCTGCGCAGCGGGTGCATTGATGTACCAGCACAGGTACTCGGGCAGGATGCCATGAGGCCGAATCAGCAGCATAGGCGCAGCAAGGACCGCCGGACCCACATCGGCTCCCAGCAGTGCCGCGCCATTGCTACGCCCGCGCGAGCGAAACAGGAGGTCACCCGCTTGCAATAGATGGCGCGTCTTGCCTTTGGGCAGCCTCGTCCGGATCGCGCCCCCGACGTGCAACAGGTTGGTGTCGTCGATCTCCCGCATCTGGATCACCGCGACATCGCCCTGAGGATCGTGCTCAAGACGCGATCGGAACGGGTAACCCATCTGTACGTCTGCCACTTTGCCAAGGTTCATTCTTGCAGGAACGCCATTACGATATTCGACCACCGTGACGCTACGCGTCAGGGCCGCTCTTGTCAATACGGCGTAACGGCGTTTCTACAAAACCTGAAGGGACGGACGGCAAAGACACTCCGCTCCGGGGTTGCACCGGCCGCCACTTGGCCTACGGCATCGGCCGAGGACTGGAGGGGGGGCAGAAAATCGGCTTGCCACGGCAATCAGCATTCCAACCTGATGCATGTGTGGCCATGCCAGCACATCGCCAACTATCCCGGAGTGACCGTCGAGAAGAAGACCGGACGCATCGATCGTCACGAACTGCGCATCGAGCTGGTCGATCTGCCCGGCACCTACAGCCTGAGCGCGTTCTCGCCGGAAGAGCAAGTGGTCAGCCAGTTCCTGATTCAGGAATCGCCACAGGCCGTGATCAATGTTCTGGACGCGACCCAACTGCGGCGCGGCCTGATGCTGACGCTGCAGCTCCTGGAGATGGGCCTGCCGCTGATCGCGGTACTCAACATGAGCTGTTCCCGTTCATCCGGCCCGGGGACGCCGATCGCGATGTCCGGAGCATCCAGCGCGCGCTGCGCCAGCTCGACCAGGAACGGCGCACACTGCGGCTGGAGATGCAGGAGACGCGCATCGTCAACAGCCTGCTCGGCCGGGTGGGGCGCGCGCTCGAGCCGGTCACCCAGGCGGCCGGCTTCGACTGGAAGATCAACGTCGCGCTCCTCAGTTCCTTCGCCGCAAGGGAGAGCTCGGTCGCGACGCTGGGTGTGCTGTTCCAGCAGGAGGAAGGCGGCGCCCAGACCCTGGAACAGCGCATGGGCGAAGCGATGAGCCACGAGCACGCCGCGCTCGTCGCACTGTCGCTGATCGTGTTCTTCGCGATCTACCCGCCCTGCCTCGCCACCGCGATCATGGTCCGGATCCAGACCGCGTCGACCGGGTGGATGCTGTTTTCGATCGTATTTCCGACCATCCTCGGCCTGCTGCTCGCCAGCGCCGTGTACACGGCCGGGGTACGCTATCAGGTCGATGCGCTGACGATGATGGCCGGGTTCTGGACCACCGCGCTCGTGCTGCTGCTGATCATCGGACTCTGGCCGCGCCGCCGGTCCACTCCCCCGCCACGACTGGCGGAAGACACCGGAGGTGCCTGACCCATGAGCGATCCGCTGGCTCCGCAGGCCTCCGGCCTGTCCCTCACCGACCTGCTTCTGGTCGGCGCTGTAGTCCTCGTCGCGGTGATGTATCTCTACCGCAAACTCTGGCCGCGCGCCGGGAAACCGACCTGTGCGAGTTGCCCCAGCGAACGTCGCTGCCCCAAGGCAGAAGCGCACTCCGAAGATTCAGAACGCGACCATCGGTAAGGCCGCCCGGCCCCGCATCCGGCCCATATGGAAAGCTTTGGGCGATTGCCGTGGGCTGTACCGGTGTAACCTTTCGAGGAGGCGCAGGGCCATGCCCCGGAATGAGGCGATCCCCGCGCGTTCAGGCCGTTTGAGCAGGCCGGATTTCGTCCAGCGCAGCCTGGGCCAAGTGCATCGCATCCCACAGGTCCACCGCCTGTTGAAGGTTGAGCCAGAATTCGGGCTCGGTCCGCGTGAACTTCGCGAAGCGGAGCGCGGTATCGGGGGTCACGGCGCGCTTACCCCTGACAATCTCGTTCATGCGCGGAACGGAAATGTGAAGGCGAGCCGCCGCGTCCTTCTGTGTGATCCCGAGTGGAAGCAGGAAATCTTCCAGAAAGACCTCGCCCGGGGGGGTCGGACGACGATTCTTCGGCAGACGGCGCATGGTGTGGATCCTCCGGCGTTCTTCTGCACCCTTTGGGTCAGTGGTAGTCGACGATCTCGACATCTTCCGCCCCGGCCTCGGTCCAGCGAAAGCACACGCGGTACTGGTCGTTGATCCGGATCGAGTGCTGTCCGGATCGATTGCCCTTCAGTTTCTCCAGGCGCAGGCCGGGAAGCGACAGGGACTGCAGGGACACGGCGGAGTTCAGGCGGTCCAAGACCTTGGCACCACGGGCCTGAAGGTTCGCTGGCAGGGTTCGCCGCGCCGCATTCGAGTCCACGCCATCGAAAATATCCTCGGTACCCTTGCCGCGGAAAGAAACGATCACGCGTCTACCTCGGCATAGGACGGTCGTTATTTATGCTTCACGGAAAGCATAATACCACAGCCACGGCTTCGCCAAGCGCAACGTGGTTGTCCCGGAGAAGGTGAATCCACCTCGCCTGATCTGCAGCGCCTCAGGCCGGCCGCTTTCGGAAACGTTGCGGCTGCCGCCGAACAAGGCCGCAGTGCCCGCTCCGGGTCGGCAAGAGTCCCCGACATCCGCTCGTACCAGTAGGTAGGTCCAGATGGACGGAGGCGCCCCGGCAATGGGTGTTGGCGATTGTCCTCGGCAGGCCGAGGAAGCCGCTCGAGCAGAGGTATTGCAGTGACCCAGCCCGGGACACTGAGAGGCCCGTACCCGATTGTCGTCTGAGCCCCGGCACGACCGGGCTTTCGCGTTCGAGTGGCTGGTACGGCACCGAAGCGCCCGGTTCCCGGTTCTCGCTCGCGCTTTGGACGTGCAGCCGAAGCCCGAGGGCCCGCACAGCCTTCATGATCATGGTGAACTCAGGGTTTCCCTCGCTGCCTTGTGTAGTCCCTTGCGAGCCATGCCGGTGTCCCGGGCCATTTGGGTCATACCGCGGGCTCGAGCAATGTCGCCGAGCGCGGTCCGGATCAGGCTCCCGTCCCCGGGATCTTCGGCGAAGCACGCATCGAGATAGAGCGCCATGTCCTCGTCCGTGTGGAGGTGGTTCACTGCGTCCCAGCGCTTCAGCGTCACGTTGTCGCGCCGAGCTTTGCTTCGGCGTGACAACGATCACCGATAGCCGCGCAGGGTGTTGTAGCGCTCGACCTGTTCCGGGCTGAGCACGGCCATCATCTCAAGATGGGAGAGAAGGTGGGTGGCGCGTAGTTGGCCCCGCAGTTCCGCCGCCTCCATCGAGGCCTTCAGCACCGAGTCCGGCGTGGCCTCCTGTTCCCGGAACAGGCGATCCAGCGCCTCCTCGGCGTCCACGAGTTTCTCGCCGAGCCGTCCCGCTTCCTGCTGCATCTCGGCAAAAAGCTGCCGGGTCCGTTGCTCCTGCTCGGGAGTCAGCTCCAGTTCGCGCGCCAGCTCGAGCGTATGCAGCGGCCCCGGATACCCGTTCAATTCCGCAGCCAGTGCCATGGCCATGCCGCGTCCGGCGCGCAGATCCTTGATCTCCTGCTCGGAGAGGGCCTTGATGCTTCGCTCCTCCAAGCCGGCGTAAGGCGCATGCGCGCCTGCGCCATGAGCGTGCCCATGACCGAGCTGCTGGTGCCCATGATGCGGCTGATGGTGATCGCCATGAGGCGGCTGCGCGAAGGCTGGGATGGCGATTGGCAACAGCAGCACAAACAGAAGTTTCATGGGTCACTCCGTGGGTCGACTTGGCAGACAAGTGGTTCGTGATTGTACAGAGCAACACGGTCTGAGCATGGGACGAACGAGGTTGACTTTCTCTTTCGAATGCTGCCTTGACGCTCACCAACGGCAAATGGGGGTGTCCGCTCGAGCCTCGACTGGAGGCTCTGAACCAGCGAGAGCGACTAGCCACTCTGGGGCGAACGCTGACCGGCCCAGAGCGGGCCGCGGATCGGCAGCCGGGTGTTGCGGACCGGGCATGTTCTGCTGGATTGCAGCATCAGCCCGCCAGAACACGGCCCAGGCCTTTCGGGGCTCGAATCCGGTATCCAGCCAGCCAGAAGCCTTTTTGCTGGAGGAGACCATGCGATTTGTGTCGACACCCTGCTCTTTCGAGGCCGACGGCCTCGTTCCTTCGCTGGGCGCGACGCTGCGGGCCGTTCGATGGGGAGTGGGCCGGTAGCGGTGCCTGCGGTCCAGACTCGCAGAAGGCTATCCTCCGGTTGCCTGCGCCAGCGCGGTGCGTGGTGGCATCAGAGTTTCAAGCTGCGGGGCGTCGGGCGAATCCAGTGCCTGGAGAACCGGCAGGGCCTGGCGGATCAGGAACTCGATTCCCTCTGGCGTCAATGCGGAGGCTTCCCAGGGTCTGAGTAGCCGAGCTGCGAACAGGGCGTGGCCCGAGACCTGGATCCAGAGGCCCGACGCCCCATGTTTGGCAACGGCCGCTTCTGCCCCGCGTGATCCGACCCGTCGATGTGCATGACCCATCCCGGTGGCACACGGTGGTGCCGCAGAACGCCCTGATGGGCCACGTTGAAGAATCCCTCGAAGTATTGCCCTTCCTCGCCAAGCGAGGATGTGTTGATCGTGGGGCCGGCGGCTGCGCCGATT is a window from the Thioalkalivibrio paradoxus ARh 1 genome containing:
- a CDS encoding restriction endonuclease subunit S, giving the protein MNRVAQETSGYREVHLADVVDQDSPICYGIVLPGAHVDDGVPVIKVKDIAQGGVRTTGLLQTSPDIDAKYKRSRLTGGDILLSIRGTVGRLGVVPDELAGANITQDTARIRISCSETRAYVYQALQSDDLQVQIRDHVVGQAVKGINIRDVKRLKLLLPIERHAQKYISELLRTQDTAIQKTEQLIAAKERLLHQLRERQLQHGERSKRTKLTTVTRQSTARNKVAIGREAVMAVTKQYGMRPMREETIAANIERYKVVRPGAFAYNPMRLNIGSIAMSHFATDILVSPDYVVFECDESKLLPGFLNHLRFCRRWTSHFQSAGNGSVRIRIYYDDLGAFTFDLPSLDVQRRIVRALDAAVIELEKLKEYAEALKVQKRGLMQKLLTGQWRLPVAAAPSPPAPLPQAGEGSRRPGEGISAESKTAPEEVQSRLADRGKSNPCTK
- a CDS encoding virulence RhuM family protein, with protein sequence MKKKQETSLVRSSAAEYLTFVAASGQGGVEAIYADESIWLTQKMMAQLYDVNVRTVNEHLKTIFADSELRKDSVIRKFRITASDGKNYNTQHYKLPAIIAVGYKVNSERAVQFRKWATGIIEQFTIKAYAMDDERLKSGGSVLSEKYFEEQLQRIREIRLSERKFYQKITDIYATAIDYDVTAQATKRFFATVQNKLHWAIHGKTAAEIVYDRADAEKANMGLTTWKDAPLGKIQKFDVAVAKNYLTEHEMAQLSRLVNAYLDVAEDMAQRKIPMTMQDWETRLNRFIEATDRNVLQDAGKVTAEIARAHAESEFEKYRIVQDQLYESDFDRMVKAVGELEPAARQLEGKGRGKKK
- a CDS encoding type I restriction-modification system subunit M, producing the protein MTNPLTQQDVNNTAWAACDTFRGVIDPAQYKDYILVMLFLKYISDQWADHYAEYRKEYGDNEERIRRKLERERFILPYIEFRDEKTGDIADRFLADFHALYERRKAANLGELINIVLDHIEEANKAKLEGVFRNIDFNSEANLGKTKDRNRRLENLLGDFARLDLRPSRVSEDVIGNTYIYLIERFASDAGKKAGEFYTPTQVSKLLAQLAAPQPGDRICDPTCGSGGLLIEAAALVEAQGSRDFALFGQEANGSTWALARMNMFLHGKDAARIEWGDTINSPALVEADRLMRFNVVVANPPFSLDKWGAAEAQADRYNRFWRGVPPKSKGDYAFVTHMIETALPQEGRVAVVVPHGVLFRGGAEGRIRRALIEENLLDAVVGLPGNLFPTTSIPVAILVFDRAREKGGAREDCQDVLFIDASRDYQSGKNQNALLDEHIARILETFRARQPVDKYAHVASLQEIADNDFNLNIPRYVDTFEEEEEIDVAAVEQEIERLEAELAEVRTRMKQYLRELGV
- a CDS encoding restriction endonuclease subunit S; amino-acid sequence: MNLGKVADVQMGYPFRSRLEHDPQGDVAVIQMREIDDTNLLHVGGAIRTRLPKGKTRHLLQAGDLLFRSRGRSNGAALLGADVGPAVLAAPMLLIRPHGILPEYLCWYINAPAAQARLAALSEGTSVRMISAEALKALEIPFPSLAVQQRIARIAALAEQEQTLLAHIASLRQRVTQDRLMNSAYGNSQ
- a CDS encoding nucleoside recognition domain-containing protein, with protein sequence MQETRIVNSLLGRVGRALEPVTQAAGFDWKINVALLSSFAARESSVATLGVLFQQEEGGAQTLEQRMGEAMSHEHAALVALSLIVFFAIYPPCLATAIMVRIQTASTGWMLFSIVFPTILGLLLASAVYTAGVRYQVDALTMMAGFWTTALVLLLIIGLWPRRRSTPPPRLAEDTGGA
- a CDS encoding HigA family addiction module antitoxin; translation: MRRLPKNRRPTPPGEVFLEDFLLPLGITQKDAAARLHISVPRMNEIVRGKRAVTPDTALRFAKFTRTEPEFWLNLQQAVDLWDAMHLAQAALDEIRPAQTA
- a CDS encoding type II toxin-antitoxin system RelE/ParE family toxin; the protein is MIVSFRGKGTEDIFDGVDSNAARRTLPANLQARGAKVLDRLNSAVSLQSLSLPGLRLEKLKGNRSGQHSIRINDQYRVCFRWTEAGAEDVEIVDYH
- a CDS encoding addiction module antidote protein, with protein sequence MTLKRWDAVNHLHTDEDMALYLDACFAEDPGDGSLIRTALGDIARARGMTQMARDTGMARKGLHKAARETLSSP
- a CDS encoding Spy/CpxP family protein refolding chaperone, giving the protein MKLLFVLLLPIAIPAFAQPPHGDHHQPHHGHQQLGHGHAHGAGAHAPYAGLEERSIKALSEQEIKDLRAGRGMAMALAAELNGYPGPLHTLELARELELTPEQEQRTRQLFAEMQQEAGRLGEKLVDAEEALDRLFREQEATPDSVLKASMEAAELRGQLRATHLLSHLEMMAVLSPEQVERYNTLRGYR